TTCATCGAAACCGTGGAGGAAGAGGGGTTTTTGCACCTTCCCGTCACCCCGGTCCACGCCATGGCCGTGAAGGCGCTCCCCTGGCACCACCGGGACCCCTTCGACCGCCTCCTGGTCGCCCAGGCCGCTGCCGAGGGCTTGCGCCTGCTCACCGCCGAGCGTCTGCTGGCGCATTACGGAGATCACGTGGTGGTTGTGTGAGCGCCGAACCCTAGGCTGTGTCAAGAGTTTTGTGTAAGCCCCTGCGTAAGGGGGCCACACCGCTCCTTAAAGGGCCACCGTGCCGAATCAGGCCTCCCAGGGGTTGATCAGGGATAGGCCTTGGATCCCGGCGAAATCAGCGAGGTTACGCGTGGCCAAAGCCATCCGGTGCGCCAAGGCAATGGCCGCAATCTGGGCGTCCTCCACGCTAATGGGCCTGCCCTCCCGCTGGCGGGACGCGACGATGCGCCCATATTGGAGTGCGGCCACTTCATCAAAGGGCAGGCACCGACCGGCAAAGTCCTCCTCAAACATGGCCCGGACGGCTTTGACCAGAGCCGCCTTCCGTTTGCCCTCGGGCATGAGGGCCAACCCCAGCTCCATCTCCGCGCGGCTTATGGCCGAGACCCAGACCTCCTCGGGGCTTTGCCGGTCCAGCCAAGCCACCACCTGCTCTGCAGGCCGGGGCCGGATAAACTCCGAGAGCACATTAGTGTCCAGCAGAATCATGGAAGTCTATTCCGTCAAGGGCGGCCTGCGAGGCTTTCGGCGCGGAGGGAGCTGGAAGGCTTCATCGGCCACGTCCTGGAAACGTTCACGGAGATGGGTGCCAAGGCCCTTTGGAGGGTCACTCCCCATCACCAGCAGGACCGCCCTGAGGATGCGGCGGGCCTCCTCTTCCATGGAGACCCCGTGCAGGGCGGCCCGAAGCCTCAGCGCCCGTTTGGTGGCCTCGTCCAAGTTGCGGATGGTGAGCGTGGCCATGTCGTCCACCTCCCGTCGGCTTACATCCTAACCATTGCTTTCGTTGCCGTCAACGCTGTCAACGCACAAGAACTTGGCAAACTCGTCGTTCGTGGCGAGCCCGACGTCGGTTTCCACGCCCTTCGCCACCACCCTGAGGCCCGGGCGTTCCGGGAGCCTGCCTAGCTAGGAGACCGGGCCGGGGTCCAAAGTCCGCTTCAACCACCCCTTCTTTCCGGGAAACCCTTTTGGTGTTTCCCTGT
This portion of the Thermus filiformis genome encodes:
- a CDS encoding type II toxin-antitoxin system VapC family toxin, which produces MILLDTNVLSEFIRPRPAEQVVAWLDRQSPEEVWVSAISRAEMELGLALMPEGKRKAALVKAVRAMFEEDFAGRCLPFDEVAALQYGRIVASRQREGRPISVEDAQIAAIALAHRMALATRNLADFAGIQGLSLINPWEA
- a CDS encoding FitA-like ribbon-helix-helix domain-containing protein, producing MATLTIRNLDEATKRALRLRAALHGVSMEEEARRILRAVLLVMGSDPPKGLGTHLRERFQDVADEAFQLPPRRKPRRPPLTE
- a CDS encoding type II toxin-antitoxin system VapC family toxin, coding for MNLLLDSHVILWWLADDPRLSRKARRLIERADEAYVSAATTWELALKASLGKLEMPEGFIETVEEEGFLHLPVTPVHAMAVKALPWHHRDPFDRLLVAQAAAEGLRLLTAERLLAHYGDHVVVV